A window of Panicum virgatum strain AP13 chromosome 8K, P.virgatum_v5, whole genome shotgun sequence contains these coding sequences:
- the LOC120644131 gene encoding NAD(P)H-quinone oxidoreductase subunit T, chloroplastic-like — protein sequence MAAATASRPLTPLLHRHHPRSRRRASAVVVAAASAPDAEPTAAAGAAAGQEKKKTVDTRIHWSDPEEGWIGGKAKKDGAGGRSKNEPLGGRFADLISAASESHYQFLGIAPEADIEEIKAAYRRLSKEYHPDTTTLPLKVASEKFIRLREVYNVLSKEESRRFYDWTLAQEAESRRLQQMRSRLEDPYEQDIQNYESVPDMVDRLGGRNMKLSDQAMTALTIDFVIIIISVICIIYAVFFKEQY from the exons ATGGCGGCAGCCACGGCCTCGCGCCCCCTCACGCCCCTCCTCCACCGGCACCACCCccgcagccggcggcgcgcgagcgCCGTCGTCGTTGCCGCCGCGAGCGCGCCGGACGCCGAGCCGACGGCCGCAGCCGGGGCGGCCGCGGggcaggagaagaagaagacggtgGACACGAGGATACACTGGTCCGACCCGGAGGAAGGGTGGATCGGTGGCAAGGCCAAGAAGGACGGCGCTGGCGGCCGTAGCAAGAACGAGCCGCTGGGAGGGAGGTTCGCCGACCTCATCAGCGCCGCTTCCGAGTCTCACTATCA GTTCCTGGGGATTGCTCCAGAGGCGGACATCGAGGAGATCAAGGCGGCGTACCGGCGGCTGTCCAAGGAGTACCACCCAGACACGACGACTCTGCCGCTCAAGGTGGCGTCGGAGAAGTTCATCCGCCTCCGGGAGGTGTACAACGTGCTGAGCAAGGAGGAAAGCCGGCGGTTCTACGACTGGACGCTGGCGCAGGAGGCCGAGAGCCGACGGCTGCAGCAGATGAGGTCCAGGCTCGAGGACCCCTACGAGCAGGACATACAGAACTACGAGTCCGTGCCAGACATGGTCGACCGACTCGGCGGCAGAAACATGAAGCTCAGCGACCAGGCCATGACCGCCCTCACCATCGAtttcgtcatcatcatcatctccgtCATCTGCATCATCTACGCCGTGTTCTTCAAGGAGCAGTACTGA